In Drosophila nasuta strain 15112-1781.00 chromosome 2R, ASM2355853v1, whole genome shotgun sequence, a single genomic region encodes these proteins:
- the LOC132786733 gene encoding uncharacterized protein LOC132786733 isoform X1, protein MTITYTGEVATCRGFGCFLKLLLRWRGSIYKLVWLDLLAFLTLYYVLNLVYRFALNADQKQTFEEIVAYCNSQRELIPLSFVLGFYVSIVMTRWWNQYTSIPWPDPIAVFVSSNVHGQDERGRVMRRTIMRYVCLCLTMVLANVSPRVKKRFPGLNNLVEAGLLNENERTIIETMNKSFPRPSKHWLPIVWAASIITRARKEGRIRDDFAVKTIIDELNKFRGQCGLLISYDTISVPLVYTQVVTLAVYSYFLTCCMGQQWTDGKVAGTAGFLNKVDLYFPVFTTLQFFFYMGWLKVAESLINPFGEDDDDFEVNWMVDRNLQVSYLIVDEMHHDHPELLKDQYWDEVFPNELPYTIAAERFRENHPEPSTAKIEVPKTAAMPSTMSSVRIDEMVGNNGTSSMAAPKPLADEQQGAPLQTVTYDLSKGAPDEEADDASGIHFSAGNGKMRLGLGSSPSLVSVSGTLSRVNTVASALKRFLSRDDSRPGSATPNDDPNKYRFPTSASSASLTGGVTAAAGVKPTGSMRITDQVIEEVDEQATITSMRPTEPRPNVMDLFSQPIGQTQSIPLQPPLPAASTIPPATQVRSQPMDIPRRSPTYERAQSQYEPTPSLFPPGGVDALLSTSAPVGDSLLSAATAPSSPVGDSSKSLYDQQKAASRETAIERPDAPQFFRWFVTPVENLDIKTSSDVLTNVAAAAATAAATAATAEPVPDEGDDFEKLKAAREKEKLKRQQINLARTISTAPGVDPSGVSLVPVVPVAVPIAAVAPQAQAQATALPTNASSADLLSGNDPVSSSTIKSEDVAPGS, encoded by the exons ATGGCGAGGAAGTATTTACAAATTGGTTTGGCTGGATCTTCTAGCATTTCTTACATTGTATTATGTACTCAATTTGGTCTATCGATTTGCGTTAAACGCCGATCAGAAGCA AACTTTCGAAGAGATTGTGGCCTATTGTAATAGTCAACGTGAGCTCATTCCGCTCTCATTTGTGTTAGGTTTCTATGTATCAATTGTGATGACGCGCTGGTGGAATCAGTACACATCTATTCCCTGGCCTGATCCCATTGCAGTCTTCGTCAGCTCTAATGTGCATGGCCAGGATGAACGTGGTCGTGTTATGAGACGTACAATCATGCGATATGTGTGCCTATGCCTGACCATGGTTTTGGCCAATGTATCGCCCCGTGTTAAAAAGCGTTTTCCGGGACTAAACAATCTCGTGGAAGCGGGTTTACTAAATGAAAACGAGCGCACAATTATTGAGACAATGAACAAATCGTTTCCACGACCCTCAAAGCACTGGCTACCCATTGTATGGGCTGCCAGCATCATTACCAGAGCTCGAAAAGAG GGTCGTATTAGGGACGATTTTGCTGTTAAGACTATCATTGATGAACTGAACAAGTTCCGGGGTCAGTGTGGTCTGCTAATAAGTTACGACACCATCAGTGTGCCTTTGGTTTACACCCAAGTGGTTACTCTGGCGGTCTACTCCTATTTCTTGACCTGCTGCATGGGTCAGCAATGGACCGATGGAAAGGTCGCTGGCACAGCAGGATTTTTGAACAAAGTCGATTTGTACTTTCCAGTATTCACCACTCTCCAGTTCTTCTTCTATATGGGATGGCTGAAAGTGGCCGAGTCTCTAATCAATCCCTTCGGCGAAGACGATGACGATTTCGAG GTAAACTGGATGGTGGATCGAAATCTACAGGTCTCCTATCTGATTGTGGATGAAATGCACCACGATCATCCGGAACTGCTCAAAGATCAGTATTGGGATGAGGTGTTCCCCAATGAACTACCATATACGATTGCCGCCGAACGGTTTCGTGAAAATCATCCAGAGCCTTCAACCGCCAAAATCGAGGTGCCCAAAACAGCGGCAATGCCCTCGACAATGTCCTCAGTGCGCATTGATGAAATGGTTGGTAATAATGGCACCAGTAGCATGGCTGCGCCAAAGCCGCTTGCCGATGAGCAGCAAGGCGCACCCCTGCAGACAGTTACTTATGACCTTTCCAAGGGGGCGCCAGACGAGGAG GCAGACGATGCCAGCGGCATTCATTTCTCGGCTGGCAATGGTAAAATGCGTTTGGGCCTGGGATCCTCGCCCAGTTTGGTTAGCGTATCTGGTACATTGTCTCGGGTAAATACAGTGGCTTCGGCGCTTAAGCGATTCCTTAGTCGAGACGACAGCCGTCCTGGTTCCGCAACTCCCAATGACGATCCGAACAAGTATCGTTTTCCGACCAGCGCTAGTTCGGCCAGTTTAACAGGCGGTGTcaccgctgctgctggagttaaGCCTACAGGCAGTATGCGAATAACGGACCAGGTCATTGAGGAGGTGGACGAACAGGCCACCATTACATCAATGCGTCCAACAGAGCCACGTCCCAATGTAATGGACTTATTCTCACAACCCATTGGACAAACCCAATCAATTCCGTTACAACCCCCTCTGCCGGCCGCATCAACGATTCCACCCGCAACACAAGTGCGCTCCCAACCCATGGATATACCAAGGCGTTCACCTACATATGAGCGAGCCCAATCGCAGTACGAGCCAACTCCATCGCTGTTTCCACCCGGTGGCGTGGATGCACTGCTGAGCACCTCGGCTCCAGTCGGAGACTCTCTGTTGTCGGCTGCTACAGCGCCAAGCTCGCCCGTGGGTGACAGCAGCAAATCCCTCTATGATCAACAAAAGGCCGCGAGCCGAGAGACAG CGATTGAGAGACCTGATGCACCACAGTTTTTCAGGTGGTTCGTAACACCCG TAGAGAACTTGGACATTAAGACATCGAGTGATGTTCTGACCAACGTCGCAGccgctgcagcaacagcagccgcaaccgctgcaactgcagagcCAGTGCCGGATGAGGGTGACGACTTTGAGAAGTTGAAAGCAGCccgagaaaaagaaaaattaaaacgaCAGCAAATAAACTTGGCACGCACCATTAGCACTGCACCTGGCGTGGATCCCAGTGGCGTTTCTCTAGTGCCTGTTGTGCCGGTTGCTGTACCAATCGCAGCAGTTGCACCTCAAGCTCAAGCACAAGCTACTGCGCTGCCGACAAATGCTTCCAGCGCTGATTTACTCTCTGGAAATGATCCAGTCAGCAGTTCGACGATCAAATCGGAGGATGTAGCTCCGGGCAGCTGA
- the LOC132786733 gene encoding uncharacterized protein LOC132786733 isoform X2, which produces MTITYTGEVATCRGFGCFLKLLLRWRGSIYKLVWLDLLAFLTLYYVLNLVYRFALNADQKQTFEEIVAYCNSQRELIPLSFVLGFYVSIVMTRWWNQYTSIPWPDPIAVFVSSNVHGQDERGRVMRRTIMRYVCLCLTMVLANVSPRVKKRFPGLNNLVEAGLLNENERTIIETMNKSFPRPSKHWLPIVWAASIITRARKEGRIRDDFAVKTIIDELNKFRGQCGLLISYDTISVPLVYTQVVTLAVYSYFLTCCMGQQWTDGKVAGTAGFLNKVDLYFPVFTTLQFFFYMGWLKVAESLINPFGEDDDDFEVNWMVDRNLQVSYLIVDEMHHDHPELLKDQYWDEVFPNELPYTIAAERFRENHPEPSTAKIEVPKTAAMPSTMSSVRIDEMVGNNGTSSMAAPKPLADEQQGAPLQTVTYDLSKGAPDEEADDASGIHFSAGNGKMRLGLGSSPSLVSVSGTLSRVNTVASALKRFLSRDDSRPGSATPNDDPNKYRFPTSASSASLTGGVTAAAGVKPTGSMRITDQVIEEVDEQATITSMRPTEPRPNVMDLFSQPIGQTQSIPLQPPLPAASTIPPATQVRSQPMDIPRRSPTYERAQSQYEPTPSLFPPGGVDALLSTSAPVGDSLLSAATAPSSPVGDSSKSLYDQQKAASRETVENLDIKTSSDVLTNVAAAAATAAATAATAEPVPDEGDDFEKLKAAREKEKLKRQQINLARTISTAPGVDPSGVSLVPVVPVAVPIAAVAPQAQAQATALPTNASSADLLSGNDPVSSSTIKSEDVAPGS; this is translated from the exons ATGGCGAGGAAGTATTTACAAATTGGTTTGGCTGGATCTTCTAGCATTTCTTACATTGTATTATGTACTCAATTTGGTCTATCGATTTGCGTTAAACGCCGATCAGAAGCA AACTTTCGAAGAGATTGTGGCCTATTGTAATAGTCAACGTGAGCTCATTCCGCTCTCATTTGTGTTAGGTTTCTATGTATCAATTGTGATGACGCGCTGGTGGAATCAGTACACATCTATTCCCTGGCCTGATCCCATTGCAGTCTTCGTCAGCTCTAATGTGCATGGCCAGGATGAACGTGGTCGTGTTATGAGACGTACAATCATGCGATATGTGTGCCTATGCCTGACCATGGTTTTGGCCAATGTATCGCCCCGTGTTAAAAAGCGTTTTCCGGGACTAAACAATCTCGTGGAAGCGGGTTTACTAAATGAAAACGAGCGCACAATTATTGAGACAATGAACAAATCGTTTCCACGACCCTCAAAGCACTGGCTACCCATTGTATGGGCTGCCAGCATCATTACCAGAGCTCGAAAAGAG GGTCGTATTAGGGACGATTTTGCTGTTAAGACTATCATTGATGAACTGAACAAGTTCCGGGGTCAGTGTGGTCTGCTAATAAGTTACGACACCATCAGTGTGCCTTTGGTTTACACCCAAGTGGTTACTCTGGCGGTCTACTCCTATTTCTTGACCTGCTGCATGGGTCAGCAATGGACCGATGGAAAGGTCGCTGGCACAGCAGGATTTTTGAACAAAGTCGATTTGTACTTTCCAGTATTCACCACTCTCCAGTTCTTCTTCTATATGGGATGGCTGAAAGTGGCCGAGTCTCTAATCAATCCCTTCGGCGAAGACGATGACGATTTCGAG GTAAACTGGATGGTGGATCGAAATCTACAGGTCTCCTATCTGATTGTGGATGAAATGCACCACGATCATCCGGAACTGCTCAAAGATCAGTATTGGGATGAGGTGTTCCCCAATGAACTACCATATACGATTGCCGCCGAACGGTTTCGTGAAAATCATCCAGAGCCTTCAACCGCCAAAATCGAGGTGCCCAAAACAGCGGCAATGCCCTCGACAATGTCCTCAGTGCGCATTGATGAAATGGTTGGTAATAATGGCACCAGTAGCATGGCTGCGCCAAAGCCGCTTGCCGATGAGCAGCAAGGCGCACCCCTGCAGACAGTTACTTATGACCTTTCCAAGGGGGCGCCAGACGAGGAG GCAGACGATGCCAGCGGCATTCATTTCTCGGCTGGCAATGGTAAAATGCGTTTGGGCCTGGGATCCTCGCCCAGTTTGGTTAGCGTATCTGGTACATTGTCTCGGGTAAATACAGTGGCTTCGGCGCTTAAGCGATTCCTTAGTCGAGACGACAGCCGTCCTGGTTCCGCAACTCCCAATGACGATCCGAACAAGTATCGTTTTCCGACCAGCGCTAGTTCGGCCAGTTTAACAGGCGGTGTcaccgctgctgctggagttaaGCCTACAGGCAGTATGCGAATAACGGACCAGGTCATTGAGGAGGTGGACGAACAGGCCACCATTACATCAATGCGTCCAACAGAGCCACGTCCCAATGTAATGGACTTATTCTCACAACCCATTGGACAAACCCAATCAATTCCGTTACAACCCCCTCTGCCGGCCGCATCAACGATTCCACCCGCAACACAAGTGCGCTCCCAACCCATGGATATACCAAGGCGTTCACCTACATATGAGCGAGCCCAATCGCAGTACGAGCCAACTCCATCGCTGTTTCCACCCGGTGGCGTGGATGCACTGCTGAGCACCTCGGCTCCAGTCGGAGACTCTCTGTTGTCGGCTGCTACAGCGCCAAGCTCGCCCGTGGGTGACAGCAGCAAATCCCTCTATGATCAACAAAAGGCCGCGAGCCGAGAGACAG TAGAGAACTTGGACATTAAGACATCGAGTGATGTTCTGACCAACGTCGCAGccgctgcagcaacagcagccgcaaccgctgcaactgcagagcCAGTGCCGGATGAGGGTGACGACTTTGAGAAGTTGAAAGCAGCccgagaaaaagaaaaattaaaacgaCAGCAAATAAACTTGGCACGCACCATTAGCACTGCACCTGGCGTGGATCCCAGTGGCGTTTCTCTAGTGCCTGTTGTGCCGGTTGCTGTACCAATCGCAGCAGTTGCACCTCAAGCTCAAGCACAAGCTACTGCGCTGCCGACAAATGCTTCCAGCGCTGATTTACTCTCTGGAAATGATCCAGTCAGCAGTTCGACGATCAAATCGGAGGATGTAGCTCCGGGCAGCTGA
- the LOC132786733 gene encoding bestrophin-2 isoform X3, which translates to MTITYTGEVATCRGFGCFLKLLLRWRGSIYKLVWLDLLAFLTLYYVLNLVYRFALNADQKQTFEEIVAYCNSQRELIPLSFVLGFYVSIVMTRWWNQYTSIPWPDPIAVFVSSNVHGQDERGRVMRRTIMRYVCLCLTMVLANVSPRVKKRFPGLNNLVEAGLLNENERTIIETMNKSFPRPSKHWLPIVWAASIITRARKEGRIRDDFAVKTIIDELNKFRGQCGLLISYDTISVPLVYTQVVTLAVYSYFLTCCMGQQWTDGKVAGTAGFLNKVDLYFPVFTTLQFFFYMGWLKVAESLINPFGEDDDDFEVNWMVDRNLQVSYLIVDEMHHDHPELLKDQYWDEVFPNELPYTIAAERFRENHPEPSTAKIEVPKTAAMPSTMSSVRIDEMADDASGIHFSAGNGKMRLGLGSSPSLVSVSGTLSRVNTVASALKRFLSRDDSRPGSATPNDDPNKYRFPTSASSASLTGGVTAAAGVKPTGSMRITDQVIEEVDEQATITSMRPTEPRPNVMDLFSQPIGQTQSIPLQPPLPAASTIPPATQVRSQPMDIPRRSPTYERAQSQYEPTPSLFPPGGVDALLSTSAPVGDSLLSAATAPSSPVGDSSKSLYDQQKAASRETAIERPDAPQFFRWFVTPVENLDIKTSSDVLTNVAAAAATAAATAATAEPVPDEGDDFEKLKAAREKEKLKRQQINLARTISTAPGVDPSGVSLVPVVPVAVPIAAVAPQAQAQATALPTNASSADLLSGNDPVSSSTIKSEDVAPGS; encoded by the exons ATGGCGAGGAAGTATTTACAAATTGGTTTGGCTGGATCTTCTAGCATTTCTTACATTGTATTATGTACTCAATTTGGTCTATCGATTTGCGTTAAACGCCGATCAGAAGCA AACTTTCGAAGAGATTGTGGCCTATTGTAATAGTCAACGTGAGCTCATTCCGCTCTCATTTGTGTTAGGTTTCTATGTATCAATTGTGATGACGCGCTGGTGGAATCAGTACACATCTATTCCCTGGCCTGATCCCATTGCAGTCTTCGTCAGCTCTAATGTGCATGGCCAGGATGAACGTGGTCGTGTTATGAGACGTACAATCATGCGATATGTGTGCCTATGCCTGACCATGGTTTTGGCCAATGTATCGCCCCGTGTTAAAAAGCGTTTTCCGGGACTAAACAATCTCGTGGAAGCGGGTTTACTAAATGAAAACGAGCGCACAATTATTGAGACAATGAACAAATCGTTTCCACGACCCTCAAAGCACTGGCTACCCATTGTATGGGCTGCCAGCATCATTACCAGAGCTCGAAAAGAG GGTCGTATTAGGGACGATTTTGCTGTTAAGACTATCATTGATGAACTGAACAAGTTCCGGGGTCAGTGTGGTCTGCTAATAAGTTACGACACCATCAGTGTGCCTTTGGTTTACACCCAAGTGGTTACTCTGGCGGTCTACTCCTATTTCTTGACCTGCTGCATGGGTCAGCAATGGACCGATGGAAAGGTCGCTGGCACAGCAGGATTTTTGAACAAAGTCGATTTGTACTTTCCAGTATTCACCACTCTCCAGTTCTTCTTCTATATGGGATGGCTGAAAGTGGCCGAGTCTCTAATCAATCCCTTCGGCGAAGACGATGACGATTTCGAG GTAAACTGGATGGTGGATCGAAATCTACAGGTCTCCTATCTGATTGTGGATGAAATGCACCACGATCATCCGGAACTGCTCAAAGATCAGTATTGGGATGAGGTGTTCCCCAATGAACTACCATATACGATTGCCGCCGAACGGTTTCGTGAAAATCATCCAGAGCCTTCAACCGCCAAAATCGAGGTGCCCAAAACAGCGGCAATGCCCTCGACAATGTCCTCAGTGCGCATTGATGAAATG GCAGACGATGCCAGCGGCATTCATTTCTCGGCTGGCAATGGTAAAATGCGTTTGGGCCTGGGATCCTCGCCCAGTTTGGTTAGCGTATCTGGTACATTGTCTCGGGTAAATACAGTGGCTTCGGCGCTTAAGCGATTCCTTAGTCGAGACGACAGCCGTCCTGGTTCCGCAACTCCCAATGACGATCCGAACAAGTATCGTTTTCCGACCAGCGCTAGTTCGGCCAGTTTAACAGGCGGTGTcaccgctgctgctggagttaaGCCTACAGGCAGTATGCGAATAACGGACCAGGTCATTGAGGAGGTGGACGAACAGGCCACCATTACATCAATGCGTCCAACAGAGCCACGTCCCAATGTAATGGACTTATTCTCACAACCCATTGGACAAACCCAATCAATTCCGTTACAACCCCCTCTGCCGGCCGCATCAACGATTCCACCCGCAACACAAGTGCGCTCCCAACCCATGGATATACCAAGGCGTTCACCTACATATGAGCGAGCCCAATCGCAGTACGAGCCAACTCCATCGCTGTTTCCACCCGGTGGCGTGGATGCACTGCTGAGCACCTCGGCTCCAGTCGGAGACTCTCTGTTGTCGGCTGCTACAGCGCCAAGCTCGCCCGTGGGTGACAGCAGCAAATCCCTCTATGATCAACAAAAGGCCGCGAGCCGAGAGACAG CGATTGAGAGACCTGATGCACCACAGTTTTTCAGGTGGTTCGTAACACCCG TAGAGAACTTGGACATTAAGACATCGAGTGATGTTCTGACCAACGTCGCAGccgctgcagcaacagcagccgcaaccgctgcaactgcagagcCAGTGCCGGATGAGGGTGACGACTTTGAGAAGTTGAAAGCAGCccgagaaaaagaaaaattaaaacgaCAGCAAATAAACTTGGCACGCACCATTAGCACTGCACCTGGCGTGGATCCCAGTGGCGTTTCTCTAGTGCCTGTTGTGCCGGTTGCTGTACCAATCGCAGCAGTTGCACCTCAAGCTCAAGCACAAGCTACTGCGCTGCCGACAAATGCTTCCAGCGCTGATTTACTCTCTGGAAATGATCCAGTCAGCAGTTCGACGATCAAATCGGAGGATGTAGCTCCGGGCAGCTGA
- the LOC132786733 gene encoding bestrophin-2 isoform X4 — MTITYTGEVATCRGFGCFLKLLLRWRGSIYKLVWLDLLAFLTLYYVLNLVYRFALNADQKQTFEEIVAYCNSQRELIPLSFVLGFYVSIVMTRWWNQYTSIPWPDPIAVFVSSNVHGQDERGRVMRRTIMRYVCLCLTMVLANVSPRVKKRFPGLNNLVEAGLLNENERTIIETMNKSFPRPSKHWLPIVWAASIITRARKEGRIRDDFAVKTIIDELNKFRGQCGLLISYDTISVPLVYTQVVTLAVYSYFLTCCMGQQWTDGKVAGTAGFLNKVDLYFPVFTTLQFFFYMGWLKVAESLINPFGEDDDDFEVNWMVDRNLQVSYLIVDEMHHDHPELLKDQYWDEVFPNELPYTIAAERFRENHPEPSTAKIEVPKTAAMPSTMSSVRIDEMADDASGIHFSAGNGKMRLGLGSSPSLVSVSGTLSRVNTVASALKRFLSRDDSRPGSATPNDDPNKYRFPTSASSASLTGGVTAAAGVKPTGSMRITDQVIEEVDEQATITSMRPTEPRPNVMDLFSQPIGQTQSIPLQPPLPAASTIPPATQVRSQPMDIPRRSPTYERAQSQYEPTPSLFPPGGVDALLSTSAPVGDSLLSAATAPSSPVGDSSKSLYDQQKAASRETVENLDIKTSSDVLTNVAAAAATAAATAATAEPVPDEGDDFEKLKAAREKEKLKRQQINLARTISTAPGVDPSGVSLVPVVPVAVPIAAVAPQAQAQATALPTNASSADLLSGNDPVSSSTIKSEDVAPGS; from the exons ATGGCGAGGAAGTATTTACAAATTGGTTTGGCTGGATCTTCTAGCATTTCTTACATTGTATTATGTACTCAATTTGGTCTATCGATTTGCGTTAAACGCCGATCAGAAGCA AACTTTCGAAGAGATTGTGGCCTATTGTAATAGTCAACGTGAGCTCATTCCGCTCTCATTTGTGTTAGGTTTCTATGTATCAATTGTGATGACGCGCTGGTGGAATCAGTACACATCTATTCCCTGGCCTGATCCCATTGCAGTCTTCGTCAGCTCTAATGTGCATGGCCAGGATGAACGTGGTCGTGTTATGAGACGTACAATCATGCGATATGTGTGCCTATGCCTGACCATGGTTTTGGCCAATGTATCGCCCCGTGTTAAAAAGCGTTTTCCGGGACTAAACAATCTCGTGGAAGCGGGTTTACTAAATGAAAACGAGCGCACAATTATTGAGACAATGAACAAATCGTTTCCACGACCCTCAAAGCACTGGCTACCCATTGTATGGGCTGCCAGCATCATTACCAGAGCTCGAAAAGAG GGTCGTATTAGGGACGATTTTGCTGTTAAGACTATCATTGATGAACTGAACAAGTTCCGGGGTCAGTGTGGTCTGCTAATAAGTTACGACACCATCAGTGTGCCTTTGGTTTACACCCAAGTGGTTACTCTGGCGGTCTACTCCTATTTCTTGACCTGCTGCATGGGTCAGCAATGGACCGATGGAAAGGTCGCTGGCACAGCAGGATTTTTGAACAAAGTCGATTTGTACTTTCCAGTATTCACCACTCTCCAGTTCTTCTTCTATATGGGATGGCTGAAAGTGGCCGAGTCTCTAATCAATCCCTTCGGCGAAGACGATGACGATTTCGAG GTAAACTGGATGGTGGATCGAAATCTACAGGTCTCCTATCTGATTGTGGATGAAATGCACCACGATCATCCGGAACTGCTCAAAGATCAGTATTGGGATGAGGTGTTCCCCAATGAACTACCATATACGATTGCCGCCGAACGGTTTCGTGAAAATCATCCAGAGCCTTCAACCGCCAAAATCGAGGTGCCCAAAACAGCGGCAATGCCCTCGACAATGTCCTCAGTGCGCATTGATGAAATG GCAGACGATGCCAGCGGCATTCATTTCTCGGCTGGCAATGGTAAAATGCGTTTGGGCCTGGGATCCTCGCCCAGTTTGGTTAGCGTATCTGGTACATTGTCTCGGGTAAATACAGTGGCTTCGGCGCTTAAGCGATTCCTTAGTCGAGACGACAGCCGTCCTGGTTCCGCAACTCCCAATGACGATCCGAACAAGTATCGTTTTCCGACCAGCGCTAGTTCGGCCAGTTTAACAGGCGGTGTcaccgctgctgctggagttaaGCCTACAGGCAGTATGCGAATAACGGACCAGGTCATTGAGGAGGTGGACGAACAGGCCACCATTACATCAATGCGTCCAACAGAGCCACGTCCCAATGTAATGGACTTATTCTCACAACCCATTGGACAAACCCAATCAATTCCGTTACAACCCCCTCTGCCGGCCGCATCAACGATTCCACCCGCAACACAAGTGCGCTCCCAACCCATGGATATACCAAGGCGTTCACCTACATATGAGCGAGCCCAATCGCAGTACGAGCCAACTCCATCGCTGTTTCCACCCGGTGGCGTGGATGCACTGCTGAGCACCTCGGCTCCAGTCGGAGACTCTCTGTTGTCGGCTGCTACAGCGCCAAGCTCGCCCGTGGGTGACAGCAGCAAATCCCTCTATGATCAACAAAAGGCCGCGAGCCGAGAGACAG TAGAGAACTTGGACATTAAGACATCGAGTGATGTTCTGACCAACGTCGCAGccgctgcagcaacagcagccgcaaccgctgcaactgcagagcCAGTGCCGGATGAGGGTGACGACTTTGAGAAGTTGAAAGCAGCccgagaaaaagaaaaattaaaacgaCAGCAAATAAACTTGGCACGCACCATTAGCACTGCACCTGGCGTGGATCCCAGTGGCGTTTCTCTAGTGCCTGTTGTGCCGGTTGCTGTACCAATCGCAGCAGTTGCACCTCAAGCTCAAGCACAAGCTACTGCGCTGCCGACAAATGCTTCCAGCGCTGATTTACTCTCTGGAAATGATCCAGTCAGCAGTTCGACGATCAAATCGGAGGATGTAGCTCCGGGCAGCTGA